A genomic window from Caldanaerobius fijiensis DSM 17918 includes:
- a CDS encoding ABC transporter permease — MWVKRLLLIIITILFSLSVTFVVIHFMPGNPVETLAMDMMRNQGLDYQDAYSKAKALLNYDPDVPLLNQYIKYVAGILRGNLGESMSYRKPVTSVIAGALPWTLFILSISLLVSFVIGISLGMYIAWKRKTIIDPMISVYASIAGSLPDFIVGLILIIIFAVNLKWLPSRGPYDSSVIPGFNSGYIISVIEHAILPISAYVLTSLGSWALTMKGNAISILGEDYIMAAKARGLPDRRIITTYVGRNALLPLITNLAISFGMMFGGSPLIENIFVYPGIGYFLNQAVGRRDYPLMQGMFFMITIAVVLANLIAEILYNVLDPRIREGAQN, encoded by the coding sequence ATGTGGGTGAAAAGATTGCTATTAATTATAATAACTATTTTGTTTTCATTGTCTGTAACATTTGTGGTAATACATTTTATGCCGGGAAATCCTGTAGAAACTTTAGCTATGGATATGATGCGAAATCAAGGCCTTGACTATCAAGATGCTTATTCTAAAGCAAAAGCTTTGCTTAATTATGATCCAGATGTACCCTTGTTAAATCAGTATATAAAATATGTAGCGGGTATATTAAGAGGAAATTTAGGAGAATCCATGTCTTACAGAAAACCTGTTACTTCGGTAATAGCAGGTGCTTTGCCCTGGACGTTATTTATTCTTTCGATTTCACTATTGGTATCTTTTGTTATTGGTATTTCCTTGGGTATGTATATAGCTTGGAAACGCAAAACTATTATTGATCCTATGATATCAGTATATGCTTCTATAGCAGGTTCTCTGCCAGATTTTATAGTTGGTTTGATTTTGATAATTATATTTGCAGTTAATTTAAAATGGCTTCCTTCTAGAGGCCCATATGATTCTTCAGTTATTCCAGGTTTTAATTCAGGTTATATTATTAGTGTTATAGAACATGCTATTTTGCCTATTTCTGCATATGTTTTAACAAGTTTGGGAAGTTGGGCATTAACAATGAAAGGAAATGCTATAAGCATTTTAGGAGAAGATTACATAATGGCAGCTAAAGCCAGAGGGTTGCCTGATAGACGAATAATAACAACTTATGTTGGACGTAATGCTTTATTACCACTTATTACAAATTTGGCAATATCTTTTGGAATGATGTTTGGAGGTTCGCCTTTGATAGAAAATATTTTTGTATATCCTGGCATAGGATATTTTTTAAACCAGGCAGTAGGGAGACGTGATTATCCGCTGATGCAAGGAATGTTTTTTATGATTACGATAGCTGTTGTACTTGCTAATTTAATTGCTGAGATACTATACAACGTGCTTGATCCAAGAATAAGAGAGGGGGCTCAAAATTAA